A part of Ziziphus jujuba cultivar Dongzao chromosome 8, ASM3175591v1 genomic DNA contains:
- the LOC125421538 gene encoding CASP-like protein 4D1 translates to MAQTATSRICSLVLRIFTLVLLLISLIVLTTNTKTIEVSDGSVRLRFSDVYAYKYVLAAIVFGTAYTLLQVGLSVFKVINGSDSNILFDFYGDKIMSYMLATGAAAGFGVTADMKQLFDASELYFHDFYDKAYASCSMLFFAFVCTAVLSVMSSYALPKSI, encoded by the exons ATGGCACAAACTGCAACTTCAAGGATTTGCAGTCTTGTATTGAGGATTTTTACGCTGGTTCTTCTGTTAATATCACTCATAGTCCTCACCACCAATACAAAGACAATCGAAGTTAGTGATGGTTCTGTAAGACTTCGTTTTTCCGATGTTTATGCTTACAA ATATGTGCTAGCAGCAATCGTTTTTGGGACGGCGTATACTCTTTTGCAAGTGGGACTCTCAGTCTTCAAAGTTATAAATGGCAGCGACAGCAACATTCTATTTGACTTTTATGGGGACAAG ATAATGTCGTATATGCTAGCCACAGGTGCAGCAGCAGGATTTGGTGTGACCGCAGATATGAAGCAATTGTTTGATGCCTCGGAATTATACTTCCATGATTTTTACGACAAGGCGTACGCATCATGTAGTATGCTTTTTTTTGCATTCGTGTGCACTGCCGTTTTGTCTGTGATGTCTTCCTACGCTCTCCCCAAAAGCATTTAG
- the LOC107413495 gene encoding dof zinc finger protein DOF3.6, producing the protein MVFSSVPVYLDPPNWQQQSNHQQQQGGGRGGVGGDHHQHHQNHHQNPQLPPQPPPPSAGGGGGSQGSIRPGSMSDRARLAKIPQPEASLKCPRCESTNTKFCYFNNYSLTQPRHFCKTCRRYWTRGGALRNVPVGGGCRRNKRSKGSRSKSPATERQTTGGSCSTTTVSSNSCTSDMIAHLSPVVPPPHLPFLPSLHHLSEYGSAGGDIGMNFAGIQPQVVSTGGNDVQYQIGGGGGAAGGSILSSGLAEQWRLQQQVQQFPFLTNLETPTGLYPFEGENVEPPSYVGGAGQLRSKPLGSSAVTDGATHQQQLGGGGAVKMEENQGLNLSRNFLGALGNDQYWAGGNAWTDLSGFTSSSTSHLL; encoded by the exons ATGGTTTTCTCATCCGTTCCCGTCTATCTGGATCCACCCAACTGGCAACAG CAATCAAATCATCAGCAACAACAGGGTGGTGGGCGTGGCGGCGTTGGTGGTGATCATCATCAGCatcatcaaaatcatcatcagAATCCGCAGCTTCCGCCACAGCCGCCACCTCCTTCAGCTGGCGGTGGTGGCGGAAGCCAAGGCTCGATCAGGCCAGGTTCGATGTCTGATCGAGCCCGGCTAGCTAAAATACCACAGCCAGAGGCATCCCTCAAATGCCCTCGCTGCGAATCAACAAATACCAAGTTTTGCTACTTCAACAATTACAGTCTCACTCAGCCACGTCACTTTTGCAAGACGTGCAGGCGTTACTGGACTAGAGGAGGAGCTTTGCGGAACGTTCCGGTAGGCGGAGGTTGCAGAAGGAACAAAAGGAGCAAAGGTAGCAGATCGAAATCTCCAGCGACAGAGCGACAAACCACCGGTGGCTCTTGTTCGACGACCACCGTCTCCTCCAACAGCTGTACGAGTGATATGATAGCCCATTTGTCTCCGGTAGTACCACCACCTCATTTACCTTTCTTGCCTTCTCTTCATCATCTTAGCGAATACGGTTCCGCCGGCGGCGACATCGGTATGAATTTCGCCGGAATTCAACCGCAGGTGGTGAGTACGGGTGGAAATGATGTCCAATATCAGATTGGAGGCGGTGGCGGTGCTGCAGGTGGGTCTATTTTATCAAGTGGACTTGCCGAGCAGTGGAGACTGCAGCAGCAGGTGCAACAATTTCCTTTCTTAACTAATTTGGAGACTCCGACAGGGTTGTATCCGTTCGAGGGTGAAAATGTGGAGCCGCCGAGCTACGTCGGCGGAGCTGGGCAGCTTCGGTCTAAGCCATTGGGTTCTTCTGCAGTTACTGATGGGGCTACTCATCAGCAGCAGCTTGGAGGTGGTGGTGCTgtgaaaatggaagaaaatcaagggTTAAATCTGTCAAGAAACTTTTTGGGTGCTCTTGGAAATGATCAATATTGGGCAGGTGGCAATGCATGGACTGATCTATCTGGTTTCACTTCTTCTTCCACCAGCCACCTTTTATAA